The sequence CGCCCGAGGCGGTGCCCGCGATGGGCGGTGTGATGGTGGCCGCCACCCCGGCGACGACGCTGAACACCGGCACCGACTACTCGCTCGGCACGCTGGGGCAGAGCCGCAAGGGCGGGCCGGAGGCGCCGCTGAGCGCGCCCGACGACATCAGCAGCGCCCGGGAGCCGGAGAGCGCTCTGGCCCGGCTGCGGCTGCCGGACGCCCTGCTGGACTGCCTGACCGCCATCGCCCGGCAGAACGGCGGTGGCGCGATCAGCGCCGAGTCGGTGGACTACGCCCGGTTCGACGGTCAGCCGGCGCTGGTGGTGCAGTTCACCGCGGCGAACGGGCAGTGGATCTGGGCCAGTGGCACGGACTGTGGATTGCCCGGTGGCGGCGCGGACACGCTCGGCTCCGTCCCGGTACGCTGAACGCCGCCCCTCGCGTGAGGTCGGACACGAGCCGGACCGGGGGGAATGGTGAATGCCTAGCATGGCGTTCTAGCGAGCGACGTCGCCGTGCTCAACCGGCGTGGCCCACAGACCTGAGGAGTCGGCAGTGGACGAGGTCCGCAATCTGATCATCATCGGTTCCGGACCGTCCGGATACACGGCCGCGCTGTATGCCGCCCGGGCCAACCTCAAGCCGCTGGTGATCGAGGGTGTCCAGTCCGGCGGCGCGCTGATGACCACCACCGAGGTGGAGAACTTCCCCGGCCACCGCGACGGGATCATGGGCCCGGAGCTCATGGACAACATGCGCGCGCAGGCCGAGAAGTTCGGCGCCGAGTTCATCACCGACGACGTCAGCCGCGTCGAGCTGACCGACAAGCCGACCGAGGCCGGCACCGAGGGCCTCAAGACCGTGTGGGTCGGCGACCAGCAATTCTTCGCCCGCGCCGTGATCCTGGCGACCGGCTCCGCGTGGCGCCCGATCGGTGTGCCCGGCGAGCAGGAGCTGCTCGGCCACGGCGTCTCGTCCTGTGCCACCTGTGACGGGTTCTTCTTCCGCGGCCAGCACATCGTGGTGGTCGGCGGCGGCGACTCGGCGATGGAGGAGGCCACGTTCCTCACCCGCTTCGCCGAGAGCGTGACCATCGTGCACCGCCGGGACACGTTCCGGGCCAGCAAGGTCATGCAGAAGCGGGCGCTCGACAACGAGAAGATCAAGGTCGAGTGGAACTCCGTGGTCGAGGAGATCCTCGGCTCCGACGGCAAGGTCGTCGGCGTCCGGCTCAAGAACGTGCAGACCGGCGACACCAAGGTGCTGGACGTCACCGGTGTGTTCGTGGCGATCGGCCACGACCCGCGCAGCGAGCTGTTCAAGGGCCAGATCGAGCTGGACGACGAGGGCTACGTCAAGGTTCAGCACCCCAGCACCCGGACCAACGTCCCCGGCGTGTTCGCCGCGGGAGACCTGGTCGACCACACGTACCGGCAGGCCATCACCGCCTCCGGCACCGGCTGTGCCGCGGCGCTGGACGCCGAGCGCTTCATCGCTTCATTCGTAGAGCTGTAAGACCGGGAGGTCCTCGTGGGAGCAACCAAGGTGGTCACCGACGCCACCTTCGCCAGTGACGTGCTGCGTTCCGACAAGCCCGTGCTGGTGGATTTCTGGGCCGAGTGGTGCGTGCCGTGCAAGAAGGTCGACCCGCTGCTGGCCGAGATCGCGGCCGAGATGGGTGACAAGGTGGAAATCGTCAAGGTCAACATCGACGAGAACCCGCAGACCGCGATGGCGTACCAGGTCATGTCCGTGCCGACGCTGACCATCTTCAAGGGCGGCGAACGGGTGAACTCGGTGGCCGGCGCCAAGCCCAAGAGCTTCCTGGTCAACTTCATCGAGTCAGCACTCTGATCGTTCTCTGATGCCCCGCGTCCGCACTGGGACGCGGGGCTCTGTTTGTCCGCCGGAGTACGCTCCGGAAGGTCGTCCCCTTCTCGCCCCTAGGGAGTCGTGAGTGCGGTCCATCCGACGCGGAGACACCGGCCCTGCCGTTTCTGAGATCCGGTCGATCCTGGTCGGCCTGGAGATGCTCGCCGACCGCGAGCCGGACCTCTTCGACGAGGCCGTGGCGAACGCGGTCCGTGCCTTCCAGCAGAGCCGCGGCCTGGGCGTCGACGGCATGGTCGGCGACGAGACGTGGCGCGCGCTCGACGGCGCCCGCTGGCGGCTGGGCGCACGCACCCTGTTCCACTCGGTCCCCGACGCGCTCGCCGGCGAGGACGTCCGCGCCCTGCAGGAACGCCTGCTGGAGATGGGCTACGACACCGGCCGGCCGGACTCCGTCTACGGCGCCCGCACCGCCCGTGCCGTCGCCCAGTTCCAGCGTGAGGTGGGTCTGGCTCCGGACGGCTCGTGCGGCCCGCAGACCATGAAGGCGCTGCGCCGGCTGGGCCGCAAGGTGGTCGGTGGCCGGCCGCAGTGGCTGCGTGAGGCGGAGGCGTTCCGGCAGTCCGGGCCGAACCTGGTCGGCAAGACCATTGTGATCGATCCCGGTCACGGCGGTGGCGACGACGCCGGCGTGGTGGTGCCGGACGGGCCGCTGCGCTGGACCGAGGCGGACCTGGTTTTCGACCTGGCGGCCCGGCTGGAGGGGCGGCTGGCCGCGGCCGGTATGCGGGTGCACCTGACCCGCGGCCCGGCGCCGGCCGAGCCGATGAGTGGCGCCGAGCGGGCCGCGCTGGCCAACAGCCTCGGCGCCGACCTGCTCATCTCGCTGCACCTGGACGGGTACCCCTCGGCGGCGGCCGAGGGCGTGGCGACCTACCACTACGGCACCGGCAACGGGCTCAGCAGCACGGTCGGCGAGCGGCTGGCGGCTCTGGTGCAGCGGGAGATCGTGGTGCGGACCGGCATGCACGACTGCCGCACCCATGCCAAGACCTGGGATCTGCTGCGCCTCACCCGGATGCCGGCGGTCCGGGTCGACCTGGGGTACCTGACCTCGCCGGCCGACCGGGAGCGGCTGGTCAACCCGATGTTCCGGGAGCAGATCGTGGAGGCGATCCTGGCCGCGGTGCAGCGGATGTACTTCCCGGTGGAGCGGGACGTCCCGACCGGGTCGATCGACGTGCGCCAGCTGCGGCTGGCCCTGGCCGACCGGGCATAGCGCACTTCGCGCGACCGCGGGGCCGCGACCGCGCGGCACTGCGGGGCACGACCGCCGGGCACTGCGGGCCGCGACCACGGGGCGCTGCGGGGCGCGGCCGCGGGTGCCGCGGGGCGCGGCCGCGACCCTGCGCCGCGGCGGCGCCGCGCGGGATCGGCCCGGGGCTGGGCCGGTGGCCTGCGGACGGGGCCACCGGGGCGTACCGGGAAAGGACGGACCGCGAGGGACGCGGCCCGGCATGGCCGGGGCGGCCCTGAGCCGCGCGGTCCTAGTTCTCGGCCGAGCTGGTCGCCGGCATCGGGCGGAGCAGTTTCTCCGGGCTCATCGAGCCGAGGAGTTTCTCCAGCGCATACTCCACATCCGACTTCCAGGACAGCGCGGTCCGCAGTTCGAGTCGCAGCCGCGGGTAACGCGGGTGCGGCCGGACCGTCTTGAAGCCGACCGACAGGAAGAAGTCCACCGGGGCGATGCAGGCGCCGTCGGCCTCCTCGTCCGGTTTCGCGTCGCCGAACGCCTCGATCGCCTTGATCCCGCGCTTGGTGAGGTCGCGGGCCACTCCCTGCACCAGCATCCGGCCCAGGCCGCCGCCGGTGAACGCGGGCACCACGTGAGCCGTGGTCAGCAGCGCGGCGTCAGCGCTGACCGGGGAGGTGGGAAAGGCCATCGAGCGCGGAACGTAGGCGGGTGGGGCGAACATCACGAAGCCGGCCGGCACGCCGTCCACGTAGGCCAGCTTGCCGCAGGAACCCCACTCCAGGAGGGTCTGGGACACCCAGGCCTCCTTCTCCAACCCCGGGTCACCGGTCGCGCAGGCCCGCTCGGCGGACACCGGATCAAGTTCCCAGTACACACACTGCCGGCAGGACCGGGGCAGGTCCTCCAGGGTGTCGAGGGTGAGATTGACCAGGCGTCGCGACATGGCGAACCCCCTGCGCTGGACTCGGGCGGACCGGTGAGGGAGCACGGTCGCTTGTCCGCGCCCTGGCAAATCGTACGTCTCAACCCTCCTGAACGGGAGCAGGTCGGACAAGAGGCGACCCGGACGGACAGGGTTCATCGGCGCTTCCGCCGATTAGGCTGTCCGGAGTTTCGTCGCTTGAGATCGAGGTGAGAGCCGAATGACCGGTACCACTCAGGACGATTACACCGACCGGTACGCGCGCCGGGTCCGCGGGATGACCACGTCCGAGATCCGCGCCCTGTTCGCCGTCGCCAGCCGCCCGGAGGTGGTTTCCCTGGCCGGCGGTTCGCCGTACATCGCCGCCCTCCCGCTGGACGCGGTCGGCGAGATGCTGAACCGGCTCGCCGCCGACCACGGCGCCACCAGCCTGCAGTACGGCATCGGCCAGGGCACCATCGAGCTGCGCGAGCGCATCTGCGAGGTGATGGCCCTCTCCGGCATCCGCAACGCCTCGCCGGACGACGTGGTCGTCACGGTGGGCGGCCAGCAGGCCCTGGATCTGCTGGCCCGGCTGTTCCTGGACCCGGGCGACGTGGTGCTCGCCGAGGGGCCGACCTACGTCGGCGCACTCGGCGTCTTCCAGGCCGCCCAGGCACAGGTACACCACGTCGCCATGGACGACGACGGGCTGATCCCGGAGGCACTGGAGGCAGCCATCGCCGAGACCGCGCGTAGCGGGCGGCGGGCCAAGTTCCTCTACATCATCCCGACCTTCCAGAACCCGGCCGGCGTGACCCTCTCCGAGGAGCGGCGCGAGCGGGTGCTGGACATCTGCGAGCGGGCCGGGCTGCTCGTGGTGGAGGATGACCCGTACGGGATGTTGTCCTTCGAGGGCGACGCCCCGCTGCCGCTGCGCGCCCGGCGCCGGGACGGCGTGTTCTACTGCAGCACCTTCTCCAAGACCTTCGCGCCCGGCCTGCGGGTCGGCTGGATCCTGGCGCCGCACGCGGTGCGGGAGAAACTGGTGATGGCCAGCGAGGCGAACATCCTGTGCCCGAGCGCGTTCGCCCAGGGCGCGGTCACCCAGTACCTGTCCACCATGCCGTGGCGCGAGCAGATCAAGGTGTACCGGGAGGTCTACCGGGAGCGCCGGGACGCGCTGCTGGACGCCCTCGACGACCTGATGCCGACCGGCACCACCTGGACCCGCCCGACCGGCGGCCTGTTCGTCTGGGCCACCCTGCCGGAGGGCCTGGACTCGAAGGCGATGATGCCGCGGGCAATCGCGGCCCGGGTCGCCTACGTCCCCGGAACCGGCTTCTACGCCGACGGCACCGGCCGGAGCAACATGCGCCTGAACTTCTCGTTCTCGGCACCGGAGCGGCTGCGCGAGGGTGTGCGCCGGCTGTCCGGGGTGATGGAGCAGGATCTCGCCATGCGAGCCGTCTTCGGTGGCTCCGCCACCATCTCGTCCCACCGCCGCCGGGGTCCGGCCACCGCCGACACCCCAGGCCCGGACTTGGCATGATCACCCCTATGGGTACGCGGGACGAGTTGCGGGTGCTGGTGTTGGCGGGCGGTCTGTCGTACGAGCGGGACGTCTCGCTCCGATCCGGTCGCCGGATCGTCGACGCCCTCCGGTCCACCGGCATGACCGCCGAGCTGCACGACGCC is a genomic window of Actinoplanes teichomyceticus ATCC 31121 containing:
- the trxB gene encoding thioredoxin-disulfide reductase, whose protein sequence is MDEVRNLIIIGSGPSGYTAALYAARANLKPLVIEGVQSGGALMTTTEVENFPGHRDGIMGPELMDNMRAQAEKFGAEFITDDVSRVELTDKPTEAGTEGLKTVWVGDQQFFARAVILATGSAWRPIGVPGEQELLGHGVSSCATCDGFFFRGQHIVVVGGGDSAMEEATFLTRFAESVTIVHRRDTFRASKVMQKRALDNEKIKVEWNSVVEEILGSDGKVVGVRLKNVQTGDTKVLDVTGVFVAIGHDPRSELFKGQIELDDEGYVKVQHPSTRTNVPGVFAAGDLVDHTYRQAITASGTGCAAALDAERFIASFVEL
- a CDS encoding PLP-dependent aminotransferase family protein → MTGTTQDDYTDRYARRVRGMTTSEIRALFAVASRPEVVSLAGGSPYIAALPLDAVGEMLNRLAADHGATSLQYGIGQGTIELRERICEVMALSGIRNASPDDVVVTVGGQQALDLLARLFLDPGDVVLAEGPTYVGALGVFQAAQAQVHHVAMDDDGLIPEALEAAIAETARSGRRAKFLYIIPTFQNPAGVTLSEERRERVLDICERAGLLVVEDDPYGMLSFEGDAPLPLRARRRDGVFYCSTFSKTFAPGLRVGWILAPHAVREKLVMASEANILCPSAFAQGAVTQYLSTMPWREQIKVYREVYRERRDALLDALDDLMPTGTTWTRPTGGLFVWATLPEGLDSKAMMPRAIAARVAYVPGTGFYADGTGRSNMRLNFSFSAPERLREGVRRLSGVMEQDLAMRAVFGGSATISSHRRRGPATADTPGPDLA
- the trxA gene encoding thioredoxin, with amino-acid sequence MGATKVVTDATFASDVLRSDKPVLVDFWAEWCVPCKKVDPLLAEIAAEMGDKVEIVKVNIDENPQTAMAYQVMSVPTLTIFKGGERVNSVAGAKPKSFLVNFIESAL
- a CDS encoding N-acetylmuramoyl-L-alanine amidase: MRSIRRGDTGPAVSEIRSILVGLEMLADREPDLFDEAVANAVRAFQQSRGLGVDGMVGDETWRALDGARWRLGARTLFHSVPDALAGEDVRALQERLLEMGYDTGRPDSVYGARTARAVAQFQREVGLAPDGSCGPQTMKALRRLGRKVVGGRPQWLREAEAFRQSGPNLVGKTIVIDPGHGGGDDAGVVVPDGPLRWTEADLVFDLAARLEGRLAAAGMRVHLTRGPAPAEPMSGAERAALANSLGADLLISLHLDGYPSAAAEGVATYHYGTGNGLSSTVGERLAALVQREIVVRTGMHDCRTHAKTWDLLRLTRMPAVRVDLGYLTSPADRERLVNPMFREQIVEAILAAVQRMYFPVERDVPTGSIDVRQLRLALADRA
- a CDS encoding GNAT family N-acetyltransferase; this translates as MSRRLVNLTLDTLEDLPRSCRQCVYWELDPVSAERACATGDPGLEKEAWVSQTLLEWGSCGKLAYVDGVPAGFVMFAPPAYVPRSMAFPTSPVSADAALLTTAHVVPAFTGGGLGRMLVQGVARDLTKRGIKAIEAFGDAKPDEEADGACIAPVDFFLSVGFKTVRPHPRYPRLRLELRTALSWKSDVEYALEKLLGSMSPEKLLRPMPATSSAEN